The DNA segment AGGTACGACAATTCAGAAGTTAAATCACGTTTTCGTGTCTTACTGCTGCAAATTTATACCGATATTGCTCTCGCCAGCCTCACGCAGGTCTGCTCTAAGCCCTTTTATCAGCTCAATGTCGCGTTCTTCGCAGTCAGCTAAAAGTCGGAATATTTCCCACTGAATATCCCACTCTTGCTCCACCGCCGGGTTATCTTTGAGCTCTTCATCGCTCATTTCTCGACCTGCCTGGGTCATTTCCAGCATCGCAACCGTGGTTATGGACGTCTTGCTGACTTCAATGGCGTGTTCCAGCGTCTCACCGCTCAAACGGGAATGAACCAGCTCGCTTAACGCCACGCAGGCATCAATGGCCGGATAAACCCCATACAGGTCATAATCGTCTGCCGCCGGAATCGCTTCTTCAAACTTCTCCAGTTGGCTGTCGAAATTCACTTTCGCGTCTTTGACCGTCAGCGTTTCCCAGATCAGGTCCAGAATACGGCGGTACACTTGTCCGTCGCCAAACCCGGTCTGTTGGCAGAACATGGCATAGTTCGGGTACATGCGCTCACACAGGCAGGCCATAAACGTGACGTGCTGCCAGCTTTCCAGACGTTCCAGACGCAGATGAATCGGGTTTTGTAACATGATGAATTCTCGAATCAGAAATTAGCGGCAGTGTACCGCAATCAGGGCTGAATTTCCTGCCATCGCATAAACGCCGGACGTTCAGATGCCACCGCATCCGCCCAGCGGGTTGGCTCCGGCAGGCGGTAGCCTTTCATACAGCGCTGCACCCACGCCAGAGCGCTGTCCAACCCGACACGATGGCCCGTAGCGATAAACAGCGGATTACAGCGCGCTTTGCTGCGCCAGACCCATGCCAGTTGTTCATCTTTGTCCATCAGCGGCGCCAGTGCGCCGGGTTCATCACCAAGGGGCCCAAACGTGCCACACAGACGCTTTTTCGCCACGCCAATGGTGGGCACATCCACCAGCAGCCCAAAGTGGCTGGCCACGCCGAGACGACGCGGGTGTGAGATACCGTGTCCATCCACAAACACTAAACCCGGTTTTTGTGACAATTGTGTCCACGCGGCCAACAGCGCGGGATACTCGCGAAATGAGAGAAAGCCGGGGATATAAGGCATGGTGGTGGCGATCCGCGCCACCTGGTATTCGACCAATTCCAGCGAGGGATATTTCAGCAGCACGATCGCGGCTCGCGTTACCTCACCACCTTGCTCAAACCCGACGTCGGCACCGGCGATCAGTTCCGGCGGATCGTTATCGAAACGATCCGCACGGATCACCGATGAGGCCAGTTCACGCTGCTGAGCACGTAGCGATGCGAGATCCATACTGACGCTCTACTTATGATACTGCGCAGATAAGCGGTGAACCGCCTCAACAAAGACGCCAGCATGCTCTGGCGGCACATCCTGATGAATGCCGTGGCCGAGGTTAAAAACATGGCCCTCGCCCTGTCCGAAACCGGAGAGGATCGTCGCCACTTCTTCTTCGATACGCGCCGCAGGCGCATAGAGCATCGATGGATCCATGTTGCCCTGCAAGGCCACTTTATGCCCCACACGACGACGGGCATCGGCAATATCGGTGGTCCAGTCGAGTCCGAGCGCATCGCAGCCGGTTTCCGCCATGGCTTCCAGCCACTGTCCGCCACCTTTGGTAAATAGCGTCACCGGCACGCGGCGACCGTCGTTTTCACGCAGCAGGCCATCGACGATTTTGTGCATGTAATACAGCGAGAACTGCTGATAATCGCGCCCGGTCAGCACGCCGCCCCAGGTGTCGAAAATCATCACCGACTGTGCGCCCGCCTTGATTTGAGCATTGAGATACAGCGTGACGCTCTTCGCCAGCTTATCAAGCAGCGCATGCAGCGTTTTCGGGTCGGCATACATCATCTTTTTAATCACGGTAAAG comes from the Citrobacter amalonaticus genome and includes:
- a CDS encoding YjaG family protein, which encodes MLQNPIHLRLERLESWQHVTFMACLCERMYPNYAMFCQQTGFGDGQVYRRILDLIWETLTVKDAKVNFDSQLEKFEEAIPAADDYDLYGVYPAIDACVALSELVHSRLSGETLEHAIEVSKTSITTVAMLEMTQAGREMSDEELKDNPAVEQEWDIQWEIFRLLADCEERDIELIKGLRADLREAGESNIGINLQQ
- the nfi gene encoding deoxyribonuclease V (cleaves DNA at apurinic or apyrimidinic sites), which produces MDLASLRAQQRELASSVIRADRFDNDPPELIAGADVGFEQGGEVTRAAIVLLKYPSLELVEYQVARIATTMPYIPGFLSFREYPALLAAWTQLSQKPGLVFVDGHGISHPRRLGVASHFGLLVDVPTIGVAKKRLCGTFGPLGDEPGALAPLMDKDEQLAWVWRSKARCNPLFIATGHRVGLDSALAWVQRCMKGYRLPEPTRWADAVASERPAFMRWQEIQP
- the hemE gene encoding uroporphyrinogen decarboxylase, whose amino-acid sequence is MTELKNDRYLRALLRQPVDVTPVWMMRQAGRYLPEYKATRAEAGDFMSLCKNAELACEVTLQPLRRYPLDAAILFSDILTIPDAMGLGLYFEAGEGPRFTAPVACKADVDKLPVPDPEDELGYVMNAVRTIRRELKGDVPLIGFSGSPWTLATYMVEGGSSKAFTVIKKMMYADPKTLHALLDKLAKSVTLYLNAQIKAGAQSVMIFDTWGGVLTGRDYQQFSLYYMHKIVDGLLRENDGRRVPVTLFTKGGGQWLEAMAETGCDALGLDWTTDIADARRRVGHKVALQGNMDPSMLYAPAARIEEEVATILSGFGQGEGHVFNLGHGIHQDVPPEHAGVFVEAVHRLSAQYHK